TAAAAGCAGGCAATGACTCTGGAGGTCAGGCAATGCCCAGCTAGTGCCACTGCAGAGTGGTTGTATTATAGCTTTAAGCCATGATAATTTTTAATGAGAGCTCCTTATGCCTGTGTGTTAGTGAAAGGTATAAAAATGCTCTTGCATCATGTTCCTGCTAGCTTCATCTTTCTTAATTATGTCTGTGTCAAAATTCTTTGTTATCCCTTATACCTTAATGGTATTTTTAACAGGGAGCTGAGAATAAGTTCCAGACAGGACAGGAAACCAATGATTGTTGCTTCTACTTCTCCTTTGTCCATAAAGATCAGAGAATCAGAATTTCAGTACTGTCCAAAAGCTCATGTTGATTCGTGCAAGTCAAACATGAGCTAAATTACAGTTCTATGTGAACTCAAGTTATTTCACCTACAGTTGGGGTTTTATGGTATTTATCTGGTCTTCATTTTCGGAGCTTTTTAGCACAATGTGAGAACTAGGAGTGCAATAGCTAATAGATTCAGTAACTCTTTACATACATAGACACATGTAGACATacatgaaatacagaaaatgttgCATGTAGTATGACCTCatctgaatattttcatttgatagGTGACTTGAGAAAGAAGGTCAATTTGAAAACCCTGTTTGTTGGAAGACACTTTAAAGGCTGTCTAATTTTTCCTGGCTGGATCTGCCATATGAACTAGCACTGGTGCCTTCTGAATGCATTGGTGCAAGGGCTTTTGGTGAAAAATCAGGTGATGTGTGTACTGCAGTGGCATAAACTTAGCTGATCTGTGACAACCCTGACATGCTGTCTGAGTATTTGTGCTCACAGGCAGGCTAAGATATGGCCAGACCTTTTCAGCCTTAGTATTATTTCCTGGGTAAACACTTGGACTAGTTTCCTTTTCCATGGGACAGAGATCAAGGCTTGTGTTCTTGTCTACAGCCAACAGGACTATGGTCTACTGCTAAAGACAGCTTTGATTTCTCTACTTAAAAAGCCATTTTGTACTATCAGTTGAGATTGACAACAATGTACTGTCAACAATACCAAATTAAATAGCCTGAAGTTCTGTTCTTCTATACTAAACACCTTAATATACAGGCTTATTTTTACTTAAACTTGTTGAAGCTTGAGGGAAAGTATGAAAATGCAGATGGAGTGAGCCAGAAAAAGATTGATTGCCAGTGCAACAGAATTCCTTGTGCTGTGAGCTTGACAGGATGTTTTCTTAAACTGGCCGAAAATGAAAAGGCAGGTGTACCTCTGCTTATGTCTTCAGATCCCCAAACCACTAGCGGGTACCTCCTTCAGCACAGCCAGGTCCTCTCAGCTGTAGCTCAGAGGCATGCATTTAAGATCTTTACCTGAGAGTTCAGTACTTTAtggaagggaagagaaggagTAATTCTGATGAGATGTAGGCTTTTAGAGATGTTATTTCTATTTTGCAGTAGTTGATTTGGCCACCCAATGCATCTCTCAGTGGGAAGGCTAAAAGTGTAGTCCAGTTAGTCTATCTTCTCAATTGTGATAGGGCATCTTTACAATCTATGAACTGCAGATGTAATCAAGCTCCTCTCCTTctaaaaaaaacagaataattttctcttaCAATTCTGTGTGACTAGGCAGAATCAGTCTCTAACTACTATTCATACATTTCTGCAATGCATTATGAAATATATGACAATAATTTGACTTTCCAAGCATGTAAAAGCATGTGTGGCATAAAACATGTAGTTTCTTTTTTGAGATGGTGgtgaaatttatttatttatttttgtcagcTCAGCTAAAAGAAGATTTTTGTAGCTGGGCTACATCTATTAGAGCTGCagtttattaatttgcttactTTCTCTGTTCTTGAAATGTGTGAGGACAAGTGAAAGGAGCAGCCTGTCTTAGAGTTGCTAATTCAAGCTTTGTAGAGCTTTGTAAAAGACCTTATACTCTCTGAAGGGTATGTGATCCAGAGCCCCACCAAAAAGGAATTTTGATGACCATACACCTTGTAAATGGTAGGCTTTCCTAACAAAAggagaataatatttttaggtCAGCTATATGAGGGTTAATATTGGTATCCTTTCTTTGTAGAAGAACATTGCCTGCTCTGTATCAGAAGTTTTAAGAAGCAGTGATGGTCTTCGACCATTTTGTAGTGGACCACAAGGTGTTCTTTCCTCTGAATTCATTAAAGAAGCACTTAGATTAAATTGTCTACCTCTTGACTTCCTGGTTGTGTTAGATTGTCATAGCTTGGGGAATGGCAGCATTCTgttgttctgggtttttttgttggatgacttttgttggttggttggtctgggtttttaatttttttctaaagcttATTACTTTCTCAAGAACTATTTAAACATTGATGTAGTCCTGTATGTAAGCTTGACTTTTTGAGTCAAGCTGTAAAACAGCGATGAGATTTTAGATACTTACATTCAAAACTGCAACATTATGATAAAGCTAGAAACCTTTATCTAACAGCATAATTGCTATAACATCAACCCCACCACATTGCTGCTTTAAGATTACAGCTGCTAACACAGGTTTATTAAAGGATCACCACAGTAGTCAGCATCTGGCAAGGTCTGTTTTCTCCTTTCAAGGTTGTTATAACTAATAATTGCCAAACCATATCACTGTGTGATTGTTTATAGAGGTAATTTAGCTTTGTTTCCACCCAAACCTTGTTAGGTCCTGATGCTGCCACACAAGAGCTCAAGCCAGCAAGCAAGCAGAACACTAACATCTCAGAGTATGAGATTGTCCTACCTGGTGAGTTTGTTACTTTCTGTCTtacaattattttctgttgaatGCGAGTACACACAAATTTTCATATGAGAAGCATCTAGAATGGCAAGCTCTTGATAAAGTGAAGGTGTTCACAGTGAGCATGTGATGAGCCCAGTGAAAGGTAAGTACTTTTATGTTACTATTAACTTCTCTATTCTGGTAATAACTATTTTGCAGTGGTGAATCAGATTcctgtttttattaaaactaaAAGTAAAACTAATTCATATATCTTCCTCCAAATCAAttgaaatgatatttttttgACTAGTGAATCCACTTGGAGAGACCACATAAACTAGAGTACTTGCTGAGTAGCAGATGTTAATTTAGCAACACTACAGGAGTCAAAGTGTGgagaacagcaaaaataaaccTGTTCCTAATGAAATTATAATCTTAATATGAAGTTCTCAATTACCAGATAATATTCTAGAATTAATTTCTTGGCTAGCTGAATAAACTGATTTAACTGAAGTATCTCTGGAAGACTTGCAGAGAATTGGAGTGACATTTTAAGGATGTAATTTTGCAGCATTTATGCTGCATTTTCTTCTAGCAGGAAACTTAAAGTACTGTTTCCTGTTCTGGTATCTGCACTCTTAGTACAGGGATGCCCCAAATATCAGTCTTGCTATTGGTTAATCTTCAACATCATCAGTTTTTACGTTTCATTCATTCAAGTTTTAAGATTTTATAAGGGACAGATACTGCTTTCAGCTAGTGTAATTAGTCTGACTGTGAAACCTTTGCTGCTGTGAAACCAATTCCAGTTGTAAAATTACTTTGATCATAAACAACCTCAACAAGCTGAGTTATGCTTGGCTCATTTATTCAGCCTAATTGCCCTAATAAATTAGTTTCTTCCATTGCAGTTGCTCTGCAATGGAAGACTGAGGTGTTACACTTGTAAGTTTATCTCCAGTTCAACAGATCTGAAGTATTTTGGCCAGCACTCACAATTCTGGATATGCTGTTCTTCAAGTTGTACATGTCTCTGCCAGACCGAGTACAGTTCACTTTGGATCTAGGTGCTGTCACTCCAGTGAGACTTTGTTGCTGCATAGGTATGACTTGCATTACTAAGTTAGTGAGCTGTActaaaaatgcagcagaaggagcGATGGGTGCTGCTGCCTATTACCTGTTCCCAACAAACATCTCCTGTAGAAAAGCAGGTTGAGTTAACCTTCAGGCAACACAGTCAGACCCTCACACTACACTCACCACAGCTGGCTCAGTGAGAGAGGCAAGAAAGGCTCTTTTTGCAAGGTTTTATTCCAGTGAGGTCACATGAGGCTAAAGGGAACCTGGTGAGAAAGAGAACCACCATGGGTTGCAGGCAGCTTAAgaaggggaagggctgggggacagagctaagggctgggcagaggggacTGGTCTCCACGGGAAAGGGCGAAGCCACCAGGGGTATCCAACCAATGATggaacagggaaaggagaaacctGGGGAAGGCCATGGGGGAGTCTGTCTTTTCCCCCCAGAAGGACTCCTCTATGTTAGTTAGTCACTGCCATTGCCAGGGCAGAGGACTTGGGAATTGATTGAGAGCAGAGAGTTTATGGGATGCTACACTGTActttaaaacttcattttctcttgGAAAGAATGTGAGCTGTGCAATacatctatatttttttttgacTACCAAATACTTCAGAATATATCTAGAATTGATGTGAGACATGCATGAATTTTATTGGAGTATTTAGATGACTAAGCACACTTCTATCATGGCATGAATGAAAAGGCCagttatgaaataaaatgtcaGTATTAATGGGTAAAACATCCAAAGTGTTTTCTTATAGAAGGCTGTTTCCATGGATCAGAGAAGATATTTGCTGTTGATACCTGCTTTTTGGATGTACTTTTATGCTCAGGAACCTATAGtcataaaaagcaaaaaactgaCAGGTTTTCCCTACTGTATTGGAATATTTTCTCACTGTAACTCTACTGACTTGCCAGGGAGGCAAAGGTGGCCCTCAATGGGTTTGAAGAGGATATGAGGTCCACTTGAGTAACTGTAGGCATGAAAGGCCTGATTCAATAATGTTAAGATTGCAGATCTTGCTTCCCTAGCAATAGGATATACCTGTGATCTCACAGTATAATAAGTCTGCAACTGGCTGAAATCCAAACAGTTACAGTTACTTATGTCTTAACTCTTCTTGATGTTGATATAATTTTCTATATCCATATTAAGTTCTTAAGCTTTTACATTATTTAATCCAAACCAAAAATGTTAAGTCAGTCTTGTAAGTCTGTCTTCATTGCAGTGAAATGAATATCTGTGCTTCTGTATTAAAGCCCCCTAGGACGTTTACATACAAAATAGGAGTGTGTTATTTTTGTAAAGGGGATATGTGTTTTAACTCAGTTATTACTTACGAAAATTGCTGTGAAACTCTGATTTTGCAGGGGCTTTTTTCACCTGGAGAATATAAAGAGCACCTGTGTTCACCTGTAATCCTGTATATGTTAACACAGTCTCTGAAGCTTCTTCACCCAGAATGAGGAGAAACgttttttcattaaatgtttttaaacttCTTATAGGtgtgtctgaaaaaaatatctctttgGCCAATCCAACTAAAGTTGAACTTACATGCAAATTAGATGAGAATTCCAATCTGAAAAATCCTCAGGTGACTTGGAAAAAGGGAAGTGAAACAATTAGTCACACCAGTAAAACTCAGAACAGCTGGACCATTGAGTAAGTAGTGTTCTTTATGTTGTGATTTGCAGATTCTAATGAATTACCATCTTATATGCAGTGCCTAATACTAGTAATATGTGtattagaaaagagaaaaatgcagaGATGAATCAACATACTGAAGCAGTCAGAAAGGAGAAAGATTGAAGGTATCTTAAGCCTGGAGGATGAGCTCCTCTTTTTCCTCTAGTGCATGAAaaacaagtttttttaaaaaaataacatagaATAATGAAGCAGTTCCTTGAAGTCTCATAATTTTGTTCAGTAAGCGAAATAATAACCAGTCTGAGATTAAAGCATTTTAGCAATTTCTCTTTCCACTCCCTCATTTTACACGTGCTCTTTTCTACCGCATTGCTAGGCTACCTCATTTCTACCTTTGCAAGGGTCTGGAAGGCATCAATgatcattttctttcctttatagGTAACAAAGTAGAAGTGAAATTTACagtaaaggtttttttttgaaGGTTTTCTTAAGTCTTTCAGACCTCTACAGAAGCTCAAAAAATGTTGTAGAAGCCTTTTTACAATTGATACAATTTATTGTTGTTCTTTAGAATTAGTCCAGTTAAACATTTTAACTGATTGGTCTCCATTTGATTTCTGTACAGTTTTAAGAGAAGTAATACTTACataaaatttctattttaaacattttgatGAGAATATAACTGTCACTTACTTGATACTCCATGTACACAGACATGTAAATCTTTTTCAAAGTGACAGTAAAATGTATAGTTTGCTGGTGGAGAAGATGCTGGACTTCATTAgatgaaaatactttaaaactgtttatttattttgtgttgaAGAGATTACATAAATAGTTTGTTTTTCCTAAAGCCCTATGTAGAATATGCTTCACAGTTCACATGGAGAACCCATGTCTAATTCAGTAATCTGTAGATAATGCTATTTAAAGGTAAAAATGTTGTTTATGATCCAAAGTGTGcttgtgcttttctgttttcttaaaaatattatgcCATTTCTTCATTGCACTAGACCTGAATCTTAGTTTTTCAGTGGTGGTATGTTCTCTGCTCCACTACTAATCCTTACTGTTTTCTTTAGAATGATAACTAGCAGTCACTTGTGGTGGTACAAAAAGGAAACATAAAAAACCTCcaaattaatgatttttttttttttttttttaagattgaCCATCTCAGGGAGCCGTGAGCTGGGAAGTTACACTTGTATTCTGAAGGCTGAAAAAGAAGTCAGTGCTACGTTTCATTTGCACGGTAATTTAAttgatttgtatttatttaaaacttttgtTCCAGCTGACTATTGCAAGGCTGTGTTAATATTCTTTCTGGATAGTATGGAAATTGTAATGTAATTTGATAAGTAGTGGCTAATACAGTCAGGCTAAGTGAGAATAACTATTGAAGTAATTTCAGTAGCATGGATTGAAACtaaaagcctttaaaaaaaattctaataacCAAAAGAGCATACAAGTCTGTTTTTTACCCTTCTTGACTAAGTGatttccccttccctctccatCTCTGAAACAGGTGTGAGTACACTTCACTTTCTGGGGAATGGGATTAAAGGATGGTGTCTTGGATAAATTTTTTCAAAAAGCAGAGCCAATACTTTGAAATTTGAGTCTGAGGTTAGGTGTTAAAAGTGAAGTAGTGATTGGTAAAATGGAggcaggatttttaaaattttgttggTGTTTCTGAAACAACATTATTGCTTTAGTGCTTATTTTATTCTGTAATGGTATAAGAATAGTACTTAGATGAACAATTAGTGTGCTTCATTGTGCAGTATGAGTAccctttcttctgttttgttctcTTCTCCAATAATGTTACCTGGAAGTAGGAGGTAGGTGAAATTCAGATCCATGGAAGATATGTGGAAATGATAATACAAGTTGGTGAACTGATGAATATCTCTAGTGGGAGTTACTCCTTTCTCTGTTCCTACCATCTGAATTTTGCAAAGAGGAAGGCATGTATTTCATTTGTGAAGATAGATATAGGAGAGATTTTCCCTAAACACAGGCTCTGAGAAAACCTAACTATTCAAATCATTTCCCTAACCTTAGCTAAATTAAGCAGTGGGGCTCTCTAATTCTTAAGCTGCCAAGGTGCCTTTGTTCAGTGGGATATCCAGTAATAAGACTTGAGGAAACTTGCAGGGGTTCAAATATCAAATGTTGATGCCTGCTTTCAGTGCTGAATAAAGACAAAGTTGTAGCTTACTTGGGCCTTTTAATCTCTAAAAAAcaattatgtatttttcttgTCAGCATATGGGTAAAGTTTAGTCAAATAGCTAACCCAGGTTGgtgcagatggaaaaaaatccaaggagatctttttttaaagtacacAATAACTATTACAGTAAGGGCAGCAATGACTCAATAGGAAAGTCATATTTTCCAGAACAGTGGATAGGATGGTTGATCTATTATAGGAAGATCAGAGAACTGCTGCATGATGGTTGAATGCTGCCACTTCTGATGCCATAAAAAGTACTGGCTTGATGCTTTTTAAGATTAATGCAAGAGTGAAGGAAATGGGAAAGAGAAGTCCTTGAATCTTCCAGTCAGTAATGCAGGGAGAACaattttcaaactgaaagatGAGTAATGTGTTGGTATAGACTCAGTGGCTTAAGTCATCACTGCTGTAGCTAACTGTAATACCTTTTCCACAAGGCAGTTCTGAATTATTGCATGTGTTACCTCTCCACTTGTTCCCCCCTGATTCCTGGCCTGATTTTGAGGAGTCATGTTTTTACTCAGGTTTGCAGAAAACACAGATATTTACAGGTTCAAGTTAATAAACACAGAAGACAATAGTAGGTGTTATAAAATGTTGTGAAGTGCTGCTAGCCTCTAAAAGTGTAGAATAGATTAATTTCTTTGCCCTTTGTTGAGGGACCTTTAAGCAGCAGTTAAGGTATGTGCACCATGAAATTGCTCTGGTTTTTAAAGCTGTGTGGAAATCTGACTGGTGTAAATGCTGGTGCTGACACCTGTCTGTTTCTTCAGAAGTTGGCTTTGTGCAGCAGAAGTATTTTGTCATCAAATTTGGTGAACCACTTGCAGAAGTACCTGTGATAAGCCTTGCAGGCATTCAAGGATTAGCTGTTACAGAGCCAGATCCTAGAGTTTGTAATGGATATTCATATCCTTAATCATGGCTGATGTGGTCACATGTATTACTGACATGCTTATAGCTGAGCTTTGTCACTCACTAGTGTGGCTAAGTATCTTTGACTTCCACATAAACTTGTTGTGCTGGGTGTACAGGGCTTTTTTATCCTAACCTGCTGGTGTTTCTTCTGCTCTAAATTGCAAGGGAGATTGCAGCAGTAATTAGTGAGGTCATCCCTTTTAGTGGCAGCAGAGAAGATACACAGCCAGTACTCTTTAAAAGGATAGTGTTTAATGATTAAAATATATACATTGAGAGAACTTCAGTAGTAGTCTTGATATGTGGTGCTGCAAATTCTGAGACTGAAAACAGTGTTCTTATTAATAAATTGGtttaatatatatttctgtATAATAAAACTTAAGTTTGAATACACATGAGAAGTAGActtttttgggagaaaaaataatttgtgctCACCAGTCAGGAAGGGGTGAGGACAAGAACAATCTTAGCTTGTATCAAATTGTTCATCATAACTACTGAAAGTAGATACTTGGCCTACTTAGTCTAGTGTGATCAGTAAAATCTAAAGTATGTACTAGATCTGTACTTAAAAAGTAGAGCAATGAAATttgaagtaaaatttaaaattagtgGATCTGAGGAAGACTTATTGGTAAACATCCTaataaagagggaaagaaaggggaaataCATACTTCAACATAATGCATTTGCTAAGCTCTAGCAGTATTTATAGGATAGTCTCAATATATTCAGTAAGCTTTCTAAGTACTACATACTTTTGGAAGTTTGTGGGGCACAAGCAGTTACCAGTAGCTCTAAAGTTAGTCTGATTTCTTGTTGACTGTATTCTGTCCTCAGCAAGACTGGACcaaaagtctttttttattGGCATGTACCCAAAAGTCATTGCTTCAGCTCAGAAATGTTTACAAATCTCTATCAGTCTGCAGTTTTTTCTCAGTTACAGAATCATTCTCTGTACATGTCAGATACCATTATATAGGCACATTGTGACTGAAATAGACTCTAGCAGTTTCTGCAGATGGAGTGAAATTGCAGGAAAATTATGTTTGTTTCTACTGTACTAGAACTGAAGCATGTAGCTGGCAGCTGccaagggaaaaaggaaatgggCAAGGGTAGAAATCACagtctgatttttctttcacttgacATTTGGTATTAATTGGCAACTTCCAAGATCACGCAGCAGCTGAAAACAGGATTCCACTAGTCTTCTGCACAGATTATATATCTGAAATAGCTGCCCAAAATAACTCCTCATGTCATAAATGATAGAATCATGAggattttaaatagaaaaagtgAATGGAGTACTATAAATGAATACCCAAATATCTTCTTTGTAACGCTAATGAAaacctttgtttttcatttgatgtttttttttctccttgttcttAGTACCAATCATTGATGGAAGAGAAAAACCCATAATCTCTTATGAAGGAGATATAGCTGTAATGGTTTGTACAACTGTGTATAATCCCAAGGCCTGGGCCTGGTATATGACCAATGGAACTGAGCTGGTAAGATCTCCCTCTGTTGGGCAAGCAAAACagtatgacaaaaaaaaaagtatgtatACTTTGTACTTCACTACAAGCTCTACAAATTCTGTTTCCATTAACTTTAGCAGAAATCTttatggaaatggaaaaaatatctgtaGTATTTACAATATTCATTGTTATAGGGATGTAGTTTTTTGATCTGGTTTGTATGTTTCTTTCTCAAAAAGGCCCTACCATACTCTGAAATAAGGTGAGTCTTGAGAGACttgtttttactttatttataCTGGTTATACTACTCAGATCTTGCTACTGGATACAAAAATAATTGTACAGCAGGACATGCTTTCACCTCAAAGATGTTGTAGGACCCTTTACTTCTTCCAGATACAAGTAATTCTGTTTCTTAGCCTTATGACCTATCTAGAAAGCACAGCTTCCTAAAACACTTTCTTTTAGCCCTCTTCTGAGGCCCGCACTGTCAGCTGAGAGAAAGTAAAGAGATCTGTCTCTTTATATGGCTGGAGACCAGTACTGACTTTAAGAGTATCAGTGTATTTCCCAGTGAAGGAGAGCTCCCTCTTCCACTTCCTTGAAAGTGTGTGTTTTATGCTATGGTGAAACTCGTGCATTAGTTCTAGCGGCCAAGGATGCTTTTGTCATTGAAGAGTTGATATCATCAAAGGTACATTTTGTCCAgtcttaaataaaataaaacaggtCAGACAGTTTGCCCACTGAAACTTCCAGTGAGTTCAGAAGGAATTAGGATGTCCAGCTAAAATAAGCCCTTCCCTTTAATGTGGGGTTACTTTGCTTCATGAATGCCTTTTGTTCCTAATTCATTGTACATATCTATACAGAACTGAATGTTGATGTGATACTGTTTGATTAAATACCCCCTCATTACATTATTAAGACttgcaatatattttttctaGGTTTCCATTGATAAGATGTTACCTGTGGACAAGTTTCAAATTAAGAGTCCATCTGTTAGTATAAACCGTTTGGAGGTAGTCAAGCTCACCAGGGAAGATTGTGGTGTATATTGGTGTGAAGCTGCTTTTGAATTAGGGCCCAGTAAATCAAGGTTTGAACTTAGAGTTCTGTCCATCGCAGCACCTCTCAAGCCCTTTGTAGCAGTTGTGGCTGAAGTTGCTATTCTTTTAACTACTATTGTCCTCTATGAGGTGTATtcgaaaaggaaagcaaaaggtAAGTTTTGGTGAggggtttttggttggttggtttgagttttttaattaatttctagCTTTCTGTTGAAACTACAGTCAAAGGTGGAAAAGACCTAAAGTGCAGCATATATGAAGTTGAGTCATTTTCACATCTGTATTTCTGATAAAATTCTTTGATCTAAAGCACTGCTATGAAAAGAGCTTTCTCTAAGCAATACTTATCCATAACAGTTTTGATAGAgtcctggggtttttttcccccttacaATACAAGTGAATTTTGAGGCTCTAATTTTTGGGGGAATGCTTAGGAATGGAAGCAATTCTTGGTAGCCTTGATGGaagaattttctttaaagacATTCTGTAAGAAGGAGAAATGCATTTGTCTAGTAAAGACATAAATGAATGTtattttgaaatgcagaaatatatAAACTTCTATATAAGATGATTTgcattaaaatcaaattaataaaaccttATCAAAATAAGCTTTTTCACCACTTTGGAGGTAATTCCTTTGAATAGATGTACAAGGTGATCTGAAATACATATTTAAGTAaactaacaaaataaataacattttgttttgattaaaCAATTACTAAATGTATTAAACAATAAATTTTCTATTGTTTATTAAATGGATACTTCTATATAGTACTTCTTTTGTTTTGCAGGAGATG
Above is a window of Lonchura striata isolate bLonStr1 chromosome Z, bLonStr1.mat, whole genome shotgun sequence DNA encoding:
- the EMB gene encoding embigin, coding for MPASFSGRCLVCLLLLLCTSFSGGNPADPAMTTQDANQTQVNSVTKMQPGHDSSGPDAATQELKPASKQNTNISEYEIVLPGVSEKNISLANPTKVELTCKLDENSNLKNPQVTWKKGSETISHTSKTQNSWTIELTISGSRELGSYTCILKAEKEVSATFHLHVPIIDGREKPIISYEGDIAVMVCTTVYNPKAWAWYMTNGTELVSIDKMLPVDKFQIKSPSVSINRLEVVKLTREDCGVYWCEAAFELGPSKSRFELRVLSIAAPLKPFVAVVAEVAILLTTIVLYEVYSKRKAKGDEKQFDQTEKL